The following nucleotide sequence is from Clostridia bacterium.
AATCTCGACGACCTGATGCAGACGGCGTCCGACGGTCGCGGAGTCATCAATATTCTTGCCGCGGACAAGCTGATGCAATCGCCCAAGCTGTACGCGACGTTCCTTCTGTGGCTGCTCTCGGAGTTGTTCGAAGAGCTGCCTGAAGTCGGTGATCCTGAAAAACCGAAGCTCGTCTTCTTCTTCGATGAGGCGCACCTCCTCTTCAATGATGCGCCGAAAGCACTGGTCGACAAAATCGAGCAGGTCGTGCGGCTGATCCGCTCGAAGGGCGTGGGTGTGTACTTCGTCACGCAGAACCCGCTCGACGTTCCCGACACCGTGCTGGGCCAGCTCGGGAACCGCGTACAGCACGCGTTGCGCGCCTTTACCCCTCGCGACCAGAAGGCGGTCAGGGCCGCGGCGCAAACGTTCCGCGCCAATCCCAAACTCGACGTTGAAGAAGTGATCACGCAACTTGGCGTCGGCGAAGCGCTGGTGTCGGTACTCGACGAGAAGGGGACGCCGGGCATCGTAGAGCGTGCGTTCATCGTGCCGCCACGGAGCCAGATCGGGCCAGTTGCGCCGGACCGCCGTCAGCAGATCATTCGCAGCTCCGTTCTATGCGGCCACTACGAACAGGTGGTGGATCGTGAGTCCGCGTACGAAAAGCTAAAAGCGCGAGCGGCATCCTCGGTTCAAGCACAGCAGCCGCAGGCATCATCGCAGGAACAGCCAACGGAGACCGCCACGAAAACAGGCGGTGGATGGCTCGATTCGCTTGGCGGCCTCGGCCTGGGTACGGGCAGTACTACGGGCACGCAACACCGAGGCGGACGCCAAGCGGACTCGCTCGGCACGGCCATGGCCAAAAGCGCGGCGCGCGCTGTGGGCAGCCAGTTGGGGCGGCAGCTCATGCGCGGCGTGCTGGGCTCGCTGATGGGTGGCACGACCGGACGACGCCGTTGAGCAGCTTCGGCGCGATAAACTGGGAGGATACCGAAGGGACGACGAGCGCCGAATGCTGACGATTGTGCTTCTCACAATTTCCAACATCTTCATGACTTTTGC
It contains:
- a CDS encoding helicase HerA-like domain-containing protein — protein: MAEPFLIAKSDREEVRMLPAMANRHGLIAGATGTGKTITLQVMAEHFSDIGVPVFMSDVKGDLSGISQTGIDTPKIVERVKLLKIDDYKHREYPVVYWDVFGEQGYPVRATVSEMGPLLLSRLLNLNETQGGVLALVFKVADDQGLLLLDLKDLRSMLQYVADNAAEFKTQYGNASAASIGAIQRGLLELEQQGGDKLFGEPALNLDDLMQTASDGRGVINILAADKLMQSPKLYATFLLWLLSELFEELPEVGDPEKPKLVFFFDEAHLLFNDAPKALVDKIEQVVRLIRSKGVGVYFVTQNPLDVPDTVLGQLGNRVQHALRAFTPRDQKAVRAAAQTFRANPKLDVEEVITQLGVGEALVSVLDEKGTPGIVERAFIVPPRSQIGPVAPDRRQQIIRSSVLCGHYEQVVDRESAYEKLKARAASSVQAQQPQASSQEQPTETATKTGGGWLDSLGGLGLGTGSTTGTQHRGGRQADSLGTAMAKSAARAVGSQLGRQLMRGVLGSLMGGTTGRRR